The following proteins come from a genomic window of Salvia hispanica cultivar TCC Black 2014 chromosome 4, UniMelb_Shisp_WGS_1.0, whole genome shotgun sequence:
- the LOC125222871 gene encoding syntaxin-112 — translation MNDLMTKSFLSYVDLKKQAMKDLEMGQLDPSHELNLSKFFEEVGAVKSEMDEITNLLLHLQHLNEHSKSNQTSKILRGFRDQINSDMVTLLRKAKSIKSRLESLDKSNVANRSISAEYRQGSHVDRTRTGVTHGLRIKLKEVMNDFQCLRERIVQEHREGVKARYCSATGEEPSDEMVEKMILDDGKGELFEENRQRHGAVTDLQKSLVELHQVFLDMAVMVEAQADNLNNIEQNVVSAAKDVRGGTKELDRAKQMKRRRACACWIGVVVLVFMLVCLIAIFF, via the coding sequence ATGAATGACCTAATGACGAAGTCGTTTCTGAGTTACGTCGATCTGAAGAAACAAGCGATGAAGGATCTCGAGATGGGGCAACTCGACCCTTCCCACGAATTAAACCTCTCCAAATTCTTCGAAGAAGTAGGCGCAGTCAAGTCCGAGATGGACGAAATCACCAACCTCCTCCTCCATCTCCAACACCTCAACGAACACTCCAAATCAAACCAAACCTCAAAAATCCTCCGAGGATTTAGGGATCAGATCAACTCCGACATGGTCACGCTGCTTAGAAAAGCCAAGAGCATCAAATCCCGGCTGGAATCCCTCGATAAGTCCAACGTGGCTAATCGGAGCATCTCTGCGGAGTACCGACAGGGGAGCCACGTGGATCGCACGAGGACCGGCGTAACACACGGATTGAGGATCAAATTGAAGGAGGTGATGAATGATTTTCAGTGTTTGAGAGAGAGGATCGTTCAGGAGCATAGGGAAGGGGTTAAGGCGAGGTATTGCAGTGCCACGGGGGAGGAGCCGAGCGATGAGATGGTTGAGAAGATGATATTGGATGATGGGAAAGGGGAGTTGTTTGAAGAGAATAGGCAGAGGCACGGGGCAGTCACAGACTTGCAGAAGAGCTTGGTTGAGCTGCATCAAGTTTTTCTTGATATGGCTGTGATGGTTGAGGCTCAGGCTGACAATTTGAATAACATTGAGCAGAATGTGGTGAGTGCTGCTAAGGATGTGAGGGGCGGGACGAAGGAGCTCGATCGTGCTAAGCAGATGAAGAGGAGGAGGGCTTGTGCCTGTTGGATTGGAGTTGTGGTGCTGGTGTTCATGTTGGTGT
- the LOC125218798 gene encoding 40S ribosomal protein S25-2, giving the protein MAPKKDKAPPPSSKPAKSGGGKQKKKKWSKGKQKEKVNNMVLFDKGTYDKLLTEAPKYKLITPSVLSDRLRISGSLARKAIRELMARGLIRMVSAHASQQIYTRATNT; this is encoded by the exons ATG GCGCCGAAGAAGGATAAGGCTCCCCCGCCCTCGTCGAAGCCAGCGAAATCCGGCGGAGGCaagcagaagaagaag AAGTGGAGCAAGGGAAAGCAAAAGGAGAAGGTAAACAACATGGTTTTGTTCGATAAGGGCACGTACGATAAGCTGCTGACTGAGGCGCCCAAGTACAAGCTCATCACTCCTTCCGTTCTATCGGATCGTCTCAGG ATTAGTGGATCCCTTGCGAGGAAGGCCATCAGAGAGTTGATGGCAAGAGGTTTGATCAGAATGGTCTCTGCTCATGCAAGCCAACAAATTTACACCAGGGCAACCAACACCTAG